The following are from one region of the Coriobacteriia bacterium genome:
- a CDS encoding cytochrome c3 family protein: protein MARARISISGFLDPVRRPRWIVWTLVAVVVIITVMIPVLGITSSRWFCAESCHKVQDDTIKAYQHSSHSEISCMACHMPVDANPVIFLLHKAEALGELAQTVTNNYELPLNKDSEVALTMKSTQCTQCHNPDKRNITPDPGLKINHDIHAQNNVQCTICHNRIAHNEDFTPTLVDPKTGQKNTKHANFMEMKACFRCHTQENTKGAPGGECFLCHTPEFQLIPASHRLPGFFPKGHGALGLAEEKRAPWMNATATVDVAKPEDPSNRYAGVNLPTMDSVNLCSSCHSKSFCTDCHGVPMPHPADFVKTHGPVGTKTPQVCAKCHGLGVDFCNNCHHGTHLNYTINPKLTWKQQHPTAVNLVGAASCLQGSGGGCHNPTFCAVCHANGGTLPQGAPAL from the coding sequence ATGGCCCGGGCCAGGATCTCAATCAGCGGCTTTCTCGACCCAGTGCGTCGACCGCGCTGGATCGTGTGGACGCTCGTTGCGGTCGTCGTCATCATCACCGTAATGATCCCGGTCCTGGGAATAACGTCGAGCCGCTGGTTCTGCGCTGAGAGCTGTCACAAGGTCCAAGACGACACGATCAAGGCGTACCAGCACTCGAGCCACTCAGAGATCAGCTGCATGGCGTGCCATATGCCGGTCGATGCGAACCCGGTGATCTTCCTGCTGCACAAGGCCGAAGCACTCGGCGAGCTGGCTCAGACGGTCACGAACAACTACGAGCTTCCTCTCAACAAGGACAGCGAAGTCGCTCTGACCATGAAGTCGACGCAGTGCACGCAGTGTCACAACCCTGACAAGCGCAACATCACGCCCGATCCGGGTCTCAAAATCAACCACGACATCCACGCTCAGAACAACGTCCAGTGCACGATCTGCCATAACCGGATTGCCCACAACGAAGACTTCACGCCCACTCTGGTAGATCCCAAGACCGGCCAGAAGAACACCAAGCATGCGAACTTCATGGAGATGAAGGCGTGCTTCCGGTGCCACACCCAAGAGAACACGAAGGGCGCCCCCGGCGGCGAGTGCTTCTTGTGCCATACGCCCGAGTTCCAGCTCATCCCTGCGAGCCACAGACTCCCCGGCTTCTTCCCCAAGGGCCACGGCGCCCTGGGTCTGGCCGAGGAGAAGCGGGCTCCGTGGATGAACGCGACGGCGACCGTGGACGTCGCCAAGCCGGAAGACCCGAGTAACCGCTACGCTGGCGTGAACCTTCCCACAATGGACTCGGTCAACCTGTGCTCAAGCTGCCACTCGAAGTCCTTCTGTACTGACTGCCATGGCGTCCCAATGCCGCACCCTGCCGACTTCGTGAAGACTCACGGGCCGGTTGGCACCAAGACCCCGCAGGTCTGCGCCAAGTGCCACGGCCTCGGCGTCGACTTCTGCAACAACTGCCACCACGGGACTCATCTCAACTACACGATCAATCCCAAGCTGACCTGGAAGCAGCAGCACCCAACCGCCGTCAATCTCGTCGGTGCGGCAAGCTGTCTGCAGGGCTCCGGCGGCGGCTGCCACAACCCGACGTTCTGCGCGGTATGCCACGCCAATGGAGGGACGCTCCCGCAAGGAGCGCCTGCACTCTAA
- a CDS encoding glycosyltransferase, whose protein sequence is MAWERSTFVFISTNTSHSNGGVEETWLAVMAQLVRLGASVQFICISDSPLAPHARSLGVTVAPYILDRWNVVRSRSRLRKYLLRYDPVVAHSTGTEADLLLRWAVRPLPSVAIATTLTVAEAQATRRRRPLDSLMRRFDETAIARTNAVFVPSEDLVGEVQAAGVAVERIVLDPPSDDPTASVERHLAVYREFMARRGEGG, encoded by the coding sequence ATGGCCTGGGAGCGCTCGACGTTCGTCTTCATCTCGACCAACACCTCTCACTCTAACGGCGGGGTGGAGGAGACCTGGCTGGCGGTCATGGCGCAGCTGGTGCGGCTGGGAGCCTCGGTGCAATTCATCTGCATCTCGGACAGTCCCCTTGCGCCGCACGCCCGCTCCTTGGGCGTGACGGTGGCCCCCTACATCCTCGACCGCTGGAACGTGGTGCGCTCCCGCTCGCGTCTGCGCAAGTACCTGCTGCGCTACGACCCGGTGGTTGCCCACTCGACAGGTACCGAGGCCGACCTGCTCCTTCGCTGGGCCGTGCGCCCGCTGCCCAGCGTCGCGATCGCCACGACGCTGACCGTGGCCGAGGCGCAGGCGACACGTCGTCGTCGCCCTCTTGACTCGCTGATGCGGCGTTTCGACGAGACCGCGATTGCGCGCACCAACGCTGTCTTCGTGCCGTCGGAAGACCTTGTCGGCGAGGTGCAGGCGGCGGGCGTGGCGGTCGAGCGCATCGTGCTGGACCCGCCCTCGGACGACCCAACCGCGAGCGTAGAGCGCCATCTCGCCGTCTATCGGGAGTTCATGGCGCGCCGAGGCGAGGGCGGGTGA
- a CDS encoding phosphoglucosamine mutase has translation MSADIRFGTDGWRAVIGADYTYDNLRRVADAAGRVFSADNPGGTVLVGFDTRFEAGSFAAAAAEVLASHGLKVRVSDAYLPTPTLCWSVKQADDAVGGVMLTASHNPSEYLGFKLRMADGGASPVEFTDRVEAQLQAEPPTARGTFETVDMVGPYLTDLASLVDADAIRAANLRVVVDPLYGAGQTYLAETLRSLGVDVVEIHGERNPGFGGLHPEPIPPWIATAVEAVRAESRDAGFVTDGDADRIGAIDRAGNFVSPHRIIGLMAAHLVQDKGKTGRVVKTLSTSVLVDRLARTLGLEVTTTPIGFKWIYNEMVKGDVLVGGEESGGIGIPDHVRERDGLLMALMLTEMMAQHGKGLGELVDDMLAITGPMEYNRVDLKITPEVKQAFLDRAASLDPGDIAGVPVLDIVRADGVKFLLADDAWLLLRPSGTEPLVRVYAEAPSAGVVDDLLAAGRALVQG, from the coding sequence ATGAGTGCAGACATCCGGTTCGGGACCGACGGATGGCGTGCCGTTATCGGCGCCGACTACACGTACGACAACCTGCGTCGAGTGGCAGATGCCGCAGGCCGCGTCTTCTCCGCCGATAACCCCGGCGGCACCGTGCTGGTCGGCTTCGACACGCGCTTTGAGGCCGGTAGCTTCGCCGCCGCAGCCGCCGAGGTCCTAGCGTCGCACGGACTGAAGGTGCGCGTCTCCGATGCCTACCTGCCCACGCCCACGCTGTGCTGGTCGGTCAAGCAGGCCGACGACGCCGTTGGTGGCGTGATGCTCACTGCGAGCCACAACCCGAGCGAGTACCTCGGCTTCAAGCTGCGGATGGCCGACGGCGGCGCCTCCCCGGTCGAGTTCACCGATCGCGTCGAGGCGCAACTGCAGGCCGAGCCACCCACCGCGCGTGGTACCTTCGAGACCGTCGACATGGTCGGGCCGTACCTGACCGACCTCGCGTCACTGGTCGACGCCGATGCGATCCGCGCGGCCAACCTGCGCGTGGTCGTCGACCCGCTGTACGGCGCGGGCCAGACCTACCTTGCCGAGACGCTTCGCAGCCTCGGCGTCGACGTCGTGGAGATCCACGGCGAGCGCAACCCGGGCTTCGGCGGTCTGCACCCGGAGCCCATTCCGCCTTGGATCGCCACCGCGGTCGAGGCGGTGCGCGCCGAGTCGCGCGACGCCGGCTTCGTGACCGACGGCGATGCCGACCGGATCGGCGCGATCGACCGCGCCGGCAACTTCGTCTCGCCGCACCGGATCATCGGCCTGATGGCCGCCCATCTGGTGCAGGACAAGGGCAAGACCGGCCGCGTGGTCAAGACGCTCTCCACGTCGGTGCTGGTCGACCGCCTCGCCCGCACGCTCGGCCTTGAGGTCACGACCACGCCCATCGGCTTTAAGTGGATCTACAACGAGATGGTCAAGGGTGACGTGCTCGTCGGCGGTGAGGAGAGCGGTGGCATCGGCATCCCGGATCACGTGCGCGAGCGCGACGGTCTGCTGATGGCGCTCATGCTTACCGAGATGATGGCGCAGCATGGCAAGGGGTTGGGCGAGCTGGTCGACGACATGCTCGCGATTACCGGGCCCATGGAGTACAACCGCGTCGACCTGAAGATCACGCCCGAGGTGAAGCAGGCGTTCCTCGATCGCGCGGCCTCGCTCGATCCCGGCGACATCGCCGGCGTCCCCGTGCTCGATATCGTGCGTGCGGACGGCGTGAAGTTCCTGCTCGCCGACGACGCGTGGCTGCTGCTTCGCCCCTCGGGCACCGAGCCGCTCGTGCGTGTCTACGCCGAGGCCCCCAGTGCCGGTGTGGTCGACGACCTGCTTGCTGCAGGCCGCGCCTTGGTTCAAGGCTAG
- a CDS encoding glycosyltransferase produces MPLPDRPMRVTMVNKYYWPPHLGGVETVVRNLSEGLVAQTGASVRAIVCNEGRERVEDNIEGVEVVRLSRQFALSSAPIALSMPGALRAEANRPSPPDIINLHFPYPWGELSWLQAHPDIPMVLSYHSDIVRQKRMLAAYRPFLEAALDRADVITTSSPNLRDGSPFLSTRANKVRIVDYGLHVDDIAEPSASVLARAEKIRAEHAGRKIVLFVGRLVYYKGADVLVRAMANVDADVIFVGRGPLESELREIAAANGVASRTTWVAPTGDDELHAYYHAADVFALPSVANSEAFGLVQIEAHAAGTPAVSTNLPTSVPYANLDGVTGIMVPVGDVAALAEALNRLLADDELRARLGAQARERALTTFTIPRMVEQMLDVYAEAIDVHAAKRGRS; encoded by the coding sequence ATGCCGCTGCCCGATCGCCCGATGCGCGTCACGATGGTCAACAAGTACTACTGGCCGCCGCACCTCGGTGGAGTTGAGACCGTCGTGCGCAATCTCTCCGAGGGTCTCGTCGCGCAGACGGGCGCTTCGGTGCGCGCGATCGTGTGCAACGAGGGCCGCGAGCGGGTTGAGGACAACATCGAAGGGGTCGAGGTCGTCCGGTTGTCTCGGCAGTTCGCGCTGTCCAGCGCGCCGATCGCGCTCTCAATGCCCGGCGCGTTGCGCGCCGAGGCCAACCGACCATCGCCGCCCGACATCATCAATCTGCACTTCCCGTATCCGTGGGGCGAGCTCTCGTGGTTGCAAGCCCACCCGGACATCCCGATGGTGCTGAGCTATCACAGCGACATCGTGCGTCAGAAGCGGATGCTCGCCGCTTACCGGCCGTTCCTTGAGGCCGCGCTGGACCGCGCCGACGTCATCACCACCTCGAGTCCCAACCTGCGCGACGGCTCGCCGTTCCTGTCCACCCGCGCAAACAAGGTGCGCATCGTCGACTACGGCCTGCACGTCGACGACATCGCCGAGCCGTCCGCGTCCGTTCTGGCTCGCGCCGAGAAGATTCGCGCCGAGCACGCCGGGCGCAAGATCGTGCTGTTCGTGGGCCGGCTGGTCTACTACAAGGGCGCCGACGTGCTGGTTCGCGCGATGGCCAACGTGGACGCCGACGTCATCTTCGTCGGCCGAGGCCCGCTCGAGAGTGAGCTGCGCGAGATTGCGGCAGCCAACGGTGTTGCCAGCCGCACCACGTGGGTCGCGCCGACCGGAGACGACGAGCTTCACGCCTACTATCACGCCGCCGACGTCTTTGCGCTGCCCAGCGTGGCCAACAGCGAGGCGTTCGGCCTCGTGCAGATCGAGGCGCACGCCGCGGGCACGCCAGCCGTCTCCACCAACCTGCCCACGAGCGTTCCCTACGCCAACCTCGACGGCGTCACCGGCATCATGGTGCCCGTAGGCGACGTCGCAGCGCTCGCCGAGGCGCTCAACCGACTTCTGGCCGATGACGAGCTTCGCGCGCGCCTCGGCGCGCAGGCTCGAGAGCGCGCGCTGACGACCTTCACCATTCCGCGCATGGTCGAGCAGATGCTCGACGTCTACGCCGAGGCCATCGACGTGCACGCCGCCAAGCGGGGGAGGTCGTAG
- a CDS encoding O-antigen ligase family protein, whose protein sequence is MAKAAKKNTASVRAAMAGSGDVMTVAQKISWWSLLAMVFIVPIAMSNWTFLGFHLPISYDQFDITKVFFQRVLGLIALSAWGWDILKRGGKIRRTPVDWLILVFLGWVALSMFFSISPATAFFGKYRRFEGLLSFINYAVIYFLVLQFADRPSRVRTLAETLFWSSFIVAGYGLLQSIGRDPIDWHSLPFEQFRPFSTYGNPDLLGGFLMFSLPIALALALAEEDNMWVRLIYWAGFGINAIVWIVSFTRGAWIGGAVGIILMGIVAWRHHTKLGPVDLVPVGVTAAYGGYKIFKSMSNTNEVMNFGARFSSIFKTGEGSGLTRTEIWTAAIRAITASPWRFIVGYGADTFRLVFPRYKPIEYTRDAGYLSVADNVHDYPLQLATGIGVVGVLLMYSIFAWAAVRSFKLVFGESDDRNRLLIGGFWVAAAAYLTQLMFGLSVTGNTFLLWVCIGVVLAPTATFVEFTAPDWGIAAASAGIVLALVGIGYQFVFMAADWQYLQANAVLSGSAATQAAIKAAQLNPWNDMYSAEIGMSYRNEFVDLINSAYQAKQAGQDSTQYSAQAVEKFNAAATALKATIAMVPDEYDNYVFISSLYNIGGSALNPQYFADAIYWSQRGIAVEPYGPAIRVQYARALIGTGKNAEALKQLQYAWSMDQAYVEAGETLAQQYKDMGRPADAIATLKVLLGTAPGDTTVAPMLKQFESSSTATTP, encoded by the coding sequence ATGGCGAAAGCCGCAAAGAAGAACACCGCGAGCGTGCGGGCCGCCATGGCTGGCAGCGGAGACGTGATGACGGTCGCCCAGAAGATCTCATGGTGGTCGCTGCTGGCGATGGTCTTCATCGTCCCAATCGCCATGAGCAACTGGACGTTCCTGGGATTCCACCTGCCCATCAGCTACGACCAGTTCGACATCACCAAGGTCTTCTTCCAGCGCGTGCTGGGTCTTATTGCGCTCTCGGCGTGGGGCTGGGACATCTTGAAGCGCGGCGGCAAGATCCGGCGCACGCCAGTCGACTGGCTCATCTTGGTGTTTCTCGGCTGGGTCGCGCTTTCGATGTTCTTCTCGATCAGCCCGGCGACCGCGTTCTTCGGCAAGTACCGCCGCTTTGAGGGCCTGCTGTCGTTCATCAACTACGCGGTGATCTACTTCCTCGTGCTTCAATTCGCCGACAGGCCGTCGCGAGTTCGCACACTGGCCGAGACGCTGTTCTGGTCCAGCTTCATCGTCGCCGGCTATGGGCTGCTGCAGTCCATCGGCCGAGACCCCATCGACTGGCACTCGCTGCCGTTCGAGCAGTTCCGACCGTTCTCGACCTACGGAAACCCCGACCTGCTCGGCGGCTTTTTGATGTTTTCGCTGCCAATCGCCCTTGCGCTTGCACTGGCCGAAGAGGACAACATGTGGGTCCGGCTGATCTACTGGGCGGGCTTCGGCATCAACGCAATTGTATGGATTGTCTCCTTCACAAGAGGCGCATGGATCGGCGGCGCCGTCGGCATCATCCTGATGGGCATAGTGGCCTGGCGTCACCACACCAAGCTTGGGCCGGTCGACCTGGTGCCCGTGGGTGTGACCGCGGCCTATGGCGGCTACAAGATCTTCAAGAGCATGTCCAACACCAATGAAGTCATGAACTTCGGCGCGCGTTTTTCCTCGATCTTTAAGACGGGCGAGGGCTCGGGTCTGACGCGAACAGAGATCTGGACCGCCGCGATCAGAGCGATCACCGCCTCGCCATGGCGCTTCATCGTGGGCTACGGCGCCGATACGTTCCGTCTCGTGTTCCCCAGGTACAAGCCGATCGAGTACACGCGCGACGCCGGCTACCTGTCGGTCGCCGACAACGTGCACGACTACCCCCTGCAGCTCGCCACGGGCATCGGCGTCGTCGGCGTGCTGCTGATGTACTCGATCTTCGCCTGGGCGGCAGTGAGGTCGTTCAAGCTCGTGTTCGGCGAGTCCGACGACAGAAACCGCCTGCTCATCGGCGGCTTCTGGGTCGCCGCAGCTGCCTACCTCACGCAGCTGATGTTCGGTCTGTCCGTCACGGGCAACACGTTCCTGCTCTGGGTGTGCATCGGCGTCGTTCTGGCCCCGACAGCCACGTTCGTCGAGTTCACGGCTCCCGACTGGGGCATCGCCGCAGCGTCGGCCGGCATCGTCTTGGCGCTCGTGGGTATCGGCTACCAGTTCGTCTTCATGGCCGCCGACTGGCAGTACCTGCAGGCAAACGCCGTTCTGAGCGGCTCAGCAGCGACTCAGGCCGCGATCAAAGCGGCTCAGCTCAACCCGTGGAACGACATGTACAGCGCCGAGATCGGAATGTCGTACCGCAACGAGTTCGTCGATCTGATCAACTCTGCGTACCAGGCCAAGCAGGCAGGCCAGGACTCCACGCAGTACTCCGCACAGGCCGTGGAGAAGTTCAATGCCGCGGCAACGGCGCTCAAGGCCACGATCGCGATGGTTCCCGATGAGTACGACAACTACGTATTCATCTCGAGCCTGTACAACATTGGAGGAAGCGCCCTGAACCCGCAGTACTTTGCAGATGCGATCTATTGGTCGCAGCGGGGCATTGCCGTCGAGCCGTACGGTCCGGCGATTCGCGTTCAGTACGCCCGCGCGTTGATCGGCACCGGAAAGAACGCCGAGGCCCTCAAGCAGCTCCAATACGCGTGGAGCATGGACCAGGCCTACGTGGAAGCCGGCGAGACTCTCGCGCAGCAGTACAAGGACATGGGTCGGCCCGCCGATGCCATCGCCACCCTGAAGGTGTTGCTGGGGACGGCCCCGGGCGACACGACAGTGGCGCCGATGCTCAAGCAGTTCGAGTCGAGTTCGACGGCGACGACGCCGTAG
- a CDS encoding glycosyltransferase family 1 protein: MRVLLDCRMASWTGIGRYTVGLARALGARDDIELVQVGAAGERPPVAPHQGARCIFASKHPFSIAGARELSRIATTVNADVLHCTHFPTPMPPSHPLVVTIHDLMPLLVPGIMPSLPKRLAYRYWNRRAAKIADRVIVPSLSTAADVTALFPTAADKTRVTPEASDEFAAGPMGLLDPALAEVADWPYLLSMGSTRKHKDLPTLLDAFARIAVARPELRLLLVGADDYPYLDGQMLGVPAAIRERVVFTGHVEDPQLRTLFAGAQTFVFPSRYEGFGLPPLEAMSFGAPCIVADATSLPEVVGDAALLFPPGDSAALAGAIESVLTDPELRDDLAHAGVERARLFSWAHTAEETVAVYREVLGGQAAPPSAEVDEEL, translated from the coding sequence ATGCGCGTCTTGCTGGACTGCCGCATGGCGTCATGGACGGGCATCGGCCGCTACACGGTCGGGCTGGCCCGCGCCCTGGGCGCGCGCGACGACATCGAGCTCGTGCAGGTTGGAGCAGCCGGGGAGCGCCCGCCCGTCGCGCCGCACCAAGGCGCGCGCTGCATCTTCGCGAGCAAGCATCCGTTCTCAATCGCTGGCGCACGCGAACTGTCGCGCATCGCCACCACCGTCAACGCCGACGTGTTGCACTGCACGCACTTTCCCACGCCGATGCCGCCGAGCCACCCACTCGTCGTGACCATACACGACCTGATGCCACTGCTCGTCCCCGGTATCATGCCTTCGCTGCCCAAGCGCCTCGCGTACCGCTACTGGAACCGCCGAGCCGCCAAGATCGCCGACCGGGTGATCGTGCCCTCGCTCTCGACCGCTGCCGATGTCACGGCGCTGTTCCCGACGGCTGCCGACAAGACGCGCGTCACTCCTGAGGCATCCGATGAGTTTGCGGCCGGTCCGATGGGCCTGCTCGATCCGGCGTTGGCCGAGGTCGCCGACTGGCCGTACCTGCTTTCGATGGGCTCGACTCGCAAGCACAAGGATCTGCCCACGCTGCTCGACGCATTCGCACGCATCGCGGTCGCCCGCCCCGAGCTCCGTCTCTTGCTGGTGGGCGCCGATGATTACCCGTACCTCGACGGGCAGATGCTCGGCGTGCCCGCGGCCATCCGCGAGCGCGTCGTCTTCACCGGACATGTCGAGGACCCGCAGCTGCGCACGCTTTTCGCCGGCGCGCAGACGTTCGTGTTCCCGTCGCGCTACGAGGGCTTCGGCCTTCCGCCGCTCGAGGCGATGTCGTTCGGCGCTCCCTGCATCGTCGCCGACGCCACGTCGCTGCCCGAGGTCGTCGGCGATGCCGCGCTGCTGTTCCCGCCGGGCGACTCGGCCGCGCTCGCCGGCGCGATCGAGAGCGTGCTCACCGACCCCGAGCTGCGCGACGATCTGGCGCACGCCGGCGTTGAGCGCGCACGGCTCTTCAGCTGGGCGCACACCGCCGAGGAGACTGTCGCGGTCTACCGCGAGGTTCTCGGCGGGCAGGCGGCACCACCCAGCGCCGAGGTGGACGAAGAGCTGTGA
- a CDS encoding sugar transferase yields the protein MSRNRFIALSIFLDAIIVNIGFVLAFIIGFGGHIPPDQVQNFPVYLALSPIVTIFYLGGAWTYGLYDPERADTAWLVARGVFAAATVGTLLLAAVAFLGGPRTAAFARRVVVLAWPIEFALLAGWRLGFLRFGSIKWPEQRVLIVGTNDTSVELADEVALRGKWGWKMTGLIEPGLEACAIAPHDLGAHRVLGCARDVARIAAETRANRVIVVSPIALRELVESLVLADEVRVRVDVVPELYEIFIGTVDAIVGDVPLMEITRSTVPRYYAAAKRGLDLLGSVVLFVIASPILLVAVIGIVATDGFPFIYSQERSGKHLKPFPVYKLRTMVKDAEKLSGAVLAEEDDPRITRVGRVLRKTRIDELPQLFNIIRGDMSFIGPRPERPVFVNEFCKDIPGYRERFNVKPGVTGLAQVSGGYATTPDRKLKYDLIYMYHQNLAMDLQIMAETLRVVLTGRGAR from the coding sequence ATGTCGCGCAACCGCTTCATCGCGCTGTCGATCTTCTTGGATGCCATCATCGTCAATATCGGATTCGTGCTGGCGTTCATCATCGGATTTGGCGGGCACATCCCGCCCGACCAAGTCCAGAACTTCCCCGTCTACCTCGCGCTTTCGCCAATCGTCACAATCTTCTATCTCGGCGGAGCGTGGACCTACGGTCTCTACGATCCCGAGCGTGCCGATACGGCTTGGCTCGTAGCGCGCGGCGTCTTTGCTGCTGCGACCGTCGGCACGCTGCTGTTGGCAGCCGTCGCATTCTTGGGCGGCCCGCGCACAGCTGCGTTTGCGCGCCGCGTCGTCGTACTCGCGTGGCCGATCGAGTTCGCACTGCTGGCAGGTTGGCGCCTAGGCTTCCTGCGTTTCGGGAGCATCAAGTGGCCCGAGCAGCGCGTTTTGATCGTGGGCACCAACGACACCAGCGTCGAACTCGCCGATGAGGTCGCGCTGCGCGGCAAGTGGGGCTGGAAGATGACCGGGCTGATCGAGCCGGGTCTGGAGGCCTGTGCCATCGCGCCGCACGACCTGGGCGCGCACCGCGTCTTGGGCTGCGCCCGCGACGTCGCCAGGATCGCCGCCGAGACCCGCGCCAACCGCGTCATCGTCGTAAGCCCCATCGCCCTGCGCGAGCTGGTGGAGAGCCTCGTGCTCGCCGATGAGGTCCGCGTTCGTGTAGATGTTGTGCCGGAACTCTACGAGATCTTCATCGGCACAGTGGATGCTATCGTCGGTGACGTGCCGCTCATGGAGATCACGCGCTCGACGGTGCCGCGCTACTACGCGGCCGCCAAGCGCGGGCTCGACCTGCTCGGCTCGGTCGTGCTGTTCGTGATCGCGAGCCCGATCCTGCTGGTCGCAGTCATCGGAATCGTGGCCACCGACGGGTTCCCGTTCATCTACTCGCAGGAGCGCAGTGGCAAGCACCTCAAGCCGTTCCCGGTCTACAAGCTGCGAACGATGGTCAAAGATGCAGAGAAGCTTTCGGGCGCGGTCCTTGCAGAGGAAGACGACCCTCGCATCACGCGCGTGGGCCGCGTCCTTCGCAAGACGCGCATCGACGAACTGCCACAGCTCTTCAACATCATCCGCGGTGACATGAGTTTCATCGGGCCCCGGCCCGAACGACCAGTGTTCGTCAACGAGTTCTGCAAGGACATTCCCGGGTACCGGGAGCGCTTCAACGTCAAGCCGGGAGTGACCGGGCTTGCGCAGGTCAGCGGTGGCTACGCAACGACGCCCGATCGCAAGCTCAAGTACGACCTCATCTACATGTATCATCAGAACTTGGCCATGGACCTCCAGATCATGGCCGAGACCCTGCGTGTGGTCCTCACAGGCCGAGGCGCGCGTTAA
- a CDS encoding TIGR04190 family B12-binding domain/radical SAM domain protein: MTRIDLVLLHAPSVYDFRERSIMFGPVSDMVPSTPIFEMYPLGFTTMAEYMERRGIRVRIVNLAVLMLNKPDFDVEAYLAKLNPVAFGIDLHWLPHAHGSVEVARVLKRLHPHTPVIFGGLSASYFHEELITYDAVDYVVRGDSTEEPMTRLMTALKGGGGIADIPNVTWKDASGAVVVNDLTWVPSDMNSISLDYSFNMKSVIRYRDMMGVVPFKDWLQYPVCASLTCRGCTHNCVTCGGSATAFRESFGRDKVAFRDPDLLVRDIQNIQKYIPGPMFVLNDFLQAGPEYTRKFVEGLHSINVKNPIGFEFFRPPNEDFYELLNHNLNDYSVEISVETHDDDVRAAFGKNMYKMQEVEDTIVAALRNGCSRFDLYFMTGIPTQTAESVRETTEYVRHLYEVVGNDSRLLCFTSPMAPFLDPGSIAFENPEAHGYTLRAKTLEEHRQRLLLPSWKHIMNYESHSMSPDEMVEATYDAAIGINRVKADIGLLDNSVADRTEKRINEARVSMARIDKIMAGPLAEQEPALLGLKKEFDRLSESTVAEKSQLNWPHAATLKNVAACASLFVSENVANLFAHGRGEMSPATSDQTLTPTTKHHASPVTPKA; encoded by the coding sequence ATGACGCGTATCGATCTGGTGCTGCTCCACGCACCGAGCGTGTACGACTTTCGCGAGCGTTCCATCATGTTCGGGCCCGTCTCGGACATGGTGCCATCCACGCCCATCTTCGAGATGTATCCGCTCGGCTTCACGACCATGGCCGAGTACATGGAGCGCCGAGGAATCCGCGTGCGCATCGTCAACCTCGCCGTGCTGATGCTCAACAAGCCCGACTTCGACGTCGAGGCCTATCTCGCCAAACTCAATCCAGTCGCCTTCGGCATCGACCTGCACTGGCTCCCGCACGCCCACGGCTCGGTCGAGGTGGCGCGGGTGCTGAAGCGACTGCATCCGCACACGCCTGTCATCTTTGGTGGTCTGTCGGCGAGCTACTTCCACGAGGAGCTCATTACCTACGACGCGGTCGACTACGTCGTGCGCGGCGACTCCACCGAAGAGCCGATGACACGCCTGATGACCGCGCTCAAGGGCGGCGGAGGCATCGCCGACATCCCAAACGTCACGTGGAAAGACGCGAGCGGCGCTGTTGTCGTCAACGATCTGACCTGGGTTCCCAGCGACATGAACTCGATCTCCCTGGACTACTCGTTCAACATGAAGTCGGTCATTCGCTATCGCGACATGATGGGCGTCGTCCCCTTCAAGGACTGGCTGCAGTATCCGGTGTGCGCGTCGCTGACCTGCCGAGGATGTACGCACAACTGCGTGACGTGTGGTGGCTCGGCCACGGCGTTTCGCGAGTCGTTCGGACGCGACAAGGTCGCTTTCCGCGACCCGGACCTGCTTGTCCGAGACATCCAGAACATCCAGAAGTACATCCCGGGCCCGATGTTCGTGCTCAACGACTTCCTTCAGGCCGGGCCCGAATACACGCGCAAGTTCGTCGAAGGCCTTCACAGCATCAACGTGAAGAACCCCATCGGCTTTGAGTTCTTCCGCCCGCCGAACGAGGACTTCTACGAGCTGCTCAACCACAATCTCAACGACTACTCGGTCGAGATCTCGGTTGAGACGCACGACGACGATGTTCGGGCTGCCTTCGGCAAGAACATGTACAAGATGCAAGAGGTCGAGGACACCATCGTTGCCGCGCTACGCAACGGGTGCAGCCGTTTCGATCTGTACTTCATGACGGGCATCCCCACGCAGACCGCCGAGTCGGTTCGCGAGACCACCGAGTACGTCCGGCATCTCTACGAGGTTGTGGGCAACGACTCGCGCCTGCTGTGCTTCACGAGCCCCATGGCGCCGTTCCTCGATCCGGGTTCGATCGCGTTTGAGAACCCCGAGGCTCACGGCTACACGCTGCGGGCCAAGACGCTCGAGGAGCACCGCCAGCGTCTGCTTCTTCCGTCGTGGAAGCACATCATGAACTACGAGAGCCACTCGATGAGCCCCGACGAGATGGTGGAGGCCACCTACGACGCCGCCATCGGCATCAACCGCGTCAAGGCCGACATCGGCCTGCTCGACAACTCAGTAGCCGACCGTACCGAGAAGCGCATCAACGAGGCGCGCGTGAGCATGGCGCGTATCGACAAGATCATGGCCGGCCCGCTTGCCGAGCAAGAGCCCGCGCTTCTAGGCCTGAAGAAGGAGTTCGACCGCCTGAGCGAGTCGACAGTTGCCGAGAAGTCGCAGCTCAACTGGCCGCATGCCGCGACGCTCAAGAACGTGGCGGCCTGCGCGAGTTTGTTCGT